The Desulfuromonas sp. genome has a window encoding:
- a CDS encoding biopolymer transporter ExbD produces MALGQIGRRSRQGTVTPRLQITAMMDMFTIIMIFLLVSFSSTPETLQLDQSLELPKSAAKLDYTKNIKLVMTQTSLQLEGEVVATLDGETIQGLDSHKPQSSSLYQRLKEYREKADAEAAAETGPDEVQNHLLFLCDRRHSFKTINSIIKTAGMAGYPNLQFAVLEK; encoded by the coding sequence ATGGCACTGGGACAGATCGGACGGCGCTCCAGGCAGGGGACGGTGACGCCGAGGCTGCAAATCACCGCGATGATGGACATGTTCACCATCATCATGATTTTCCTCCTCGTCTCCTTCTCGAGCACCCCCGAGACATTGCAGCTCGACCAAAGCCTGGAGTTGCCGAAGTCGGCGGCCAAACTCGATTACACCAAGAACATCAAGCTGGTCATGACCCAAACGAGTCTTCAGCTGGAGGGCGAGGTGGTGGCCACCCTGGACGGGGAAACCATTCAGGGCCTCGATTCGCACAAGCCGCAATCATCGAGCCTTTACCAGCGGCTCAAGGAGTACCGGGAGAAAGCCGACGCGGAAGCGGCGGCGGAGACGGGGCCGGACGAGGTCCAAAACCACCTCCTTTTTCTGTGCGACCGGCGGCACTCCTTCAAAACCATCAACAGCATCATCAAAACGGCTGGCATGGCAGGCTATCCCAACCTGCAGTTCGCGGTTCTGGAGAAATGA
- a CDS encoding biopolymer transporter ExbD: MEQDVDIDMVPVMNMFLVLIPFLLMSASFLHLKAINTSVPVRAETVSEAAPEQKVKVTVIVELGEGGIKMSALADELDAGTLERLDATIEKSKDQEYAFGQMVGHLEQIKSRYPASDTIIVIPEDSVRYHAIIETMDAARYSEETPLFPKVVLSERVG, translated from the coding sequence GTGGAGCAGGACGTCGACATCGACATGGTCCCGGTAATGAACATGTTCCTGGTGCTGATCCCCTTCCTGCTGATGTCGGCCAGCTTCCTTCACCTCAAGGCGATCAACACCTCGGTTCCGGTTCGGGCCGAGACGGTGAGCGAGGCGGCCCCGGAGCAGAAGGTCAAGGTCACGGTGATCGTCGAGCTGGGGGAAGGCGGCATCAAGATGTCCGCCCTGGCCGACGAACTGGATGCCGGCACCCTGGAGCGGCTCGATGCCACCATCGAGAAGTCGAAGGACCAGGAATACGCCTTTGGCCAGATGGTCGGCCACTTGGAGCAGATCAAGAGCCGATACCCCGCGAGCGACACCATTATCGTGATACCGGAGGACAGCGTCCGTTACCACGCCATCATCGAGACCATGGATGCCGCCAGGTATTCCGAGGAGACGCCGCTCTTCCCGAAGGTGGTGTTGTCCGAGCGGGTCGGGTAG
- a CDS encoding MotA/TolQ/ExbB proton channel family protein, translating into MFSFFQDGGLFMYVILTVSIISLALFCERASFLFFRLKLNTDKAYQKILLALESLNYSAALEECAKIEKHPLGRILKAGLLKSDKRDKDIELAMEEKIMGEIPLVKARINYLTMFANISTLLGLLGTIIGLITAFQGVSSASEAAKQEILAAGISVAMLTTAFGLIVAIPCLVGFYVLNNRGDHLIEKFEEKALGLLNTLSALKREKDLECQG; encoded by the coding sequence ATGTTTTCATTTTTTCAAGATGGCGGACTTTTTATGTATGTAATTTTAACGGTCTCTATTATCTCTCTTGCTCTGTTTTGCGAGAGAGCGAGCTTTCTGTTCTTCCGGCTAAAACTCAATACCGACAAGGCCTATCAAAAGATCTTATTGGCCCTTGAAAGCCTGAATTACAGTGCCGCGCTGGAAGAATGCGCCAAGATCGAAAAACACCCGCTGGGCCGGATTCTGAAGGCGGGATTATTGAAATCGGACAAACGCGATAAAGACATCGAACTGGCGATGGAAGAGAAGATCATGGGGGAAATCCCCCTGGTCAAAGCGCGCATCAACTACCTGACCATGTTCGCCAACATCTCCACCCTGCTGGGCCTGCTTGGGACGATCATCGGTCTTATCACCGCATTCCAGGGGGTCAGCAGCGCCTCGGAAGCGGCCAAGCAGGAAATTCTCGCAGCCGGTATCTCCGTTGCCATGCTGACGACCGCTTTCGGCCTGATCGTGGCCATCCCCTGCCTGGTCGGGTTCTACGTCCTCAACAACCGGGGTGATCACCTGATCGAAAAGTTCGAGGAAAAGGCCCTCGGCCTGCTCAACACCCTCTCTGCTCTGAAAAGAGAAAAGGACCTGGAATGTCAAGGCTAG
- a CDS encoding pyridoxal phosphate-dependent aminotransferase produces MRNNIVHIGAGELTYEIRAIVEIAEKLQHLGIKTNMENIGDPIAKGEKIPEWMKAIVADLAMKDCSYGYCATKGLLETREFLAEANNKRGKAQITAEDIIFFNGLGDAIQKVYGLLRREARVIGPSPTYSTHSSGEASHAGQKPVSYRLDPDNNWYPDLDDLRLSVKYNPAISGILIINPDNPTGAVYPERILKEMVAIAREFDLFIICDEIYHNIVYNGEATKPISDLIGDVPAIAMKGISKELPWPGARCGWIEVYNADKDPMFQRYIQSILDSKMVEVCSTTLPQKAIPPIMSHPEYPKYLEERKIRYEKFSNLAYDILKEVPGIKANRTNGAFYMSVVFERGKLTGGQSLPIENPEVKSLVEGLVGEPGVSLDKRFVYYLLASTGICVVPISSFCTPELGFRITLLERNEKEFVRIFKTIGKAITDYLGS; encoded by the coding sequence ATGCGCAACAACATCGTACACATCGGTGCCGGAGAGCTCACCTACGAGATCCGGGCCATCGTCGAAATCGCCGAAAAGCTCCAGCACCTCGGGATCAAGACCAACATGGAGAATATCGGCGACCCGATTGCCAAGGGGGAGAAGATCCCCGAATGGATGAAGGCCATCGTCGCCGACCTGGCCATGAAGGACTGTTCCTACGGCTACTGCGCCACCAAGGGCCTGCTCGAGACGCGCGAGTTCCTCGCCGAAGCGAACAACAAGCGGGGCAAGGCCCAGATCACCGCCGAGGACATCATCTTCTTCAACGGCCTGGGCGACGCCATCCAGAAGGTCTACGGCCTGCTGCGCCGGGAAGCCCGGGTCATCGGCCCCTCCCCCACCTACTCCACCCACTCCTCGGGCGAGGCCTCCCACGCCGGGCAGAAGCCGGTCTCCTACCGCCTCGACCCGGACAACAACTGGTACCCCGACCTGGACGACCTGCGCCTGTCGGTGAAGTACAACCCGGCCATCTCTGGGATCCTCATCATCAATCCCGACAACCCCACCGGCGCCGTCTACCCGGAGCGCATCCTCAAGGAAATGGTCGCCATCGCCCGGGAATTCGACCTCTTCATCATCTGCGACGAGATCTACCACAACATCGTCTACAACGGCGAGGCGACCAAGCCGATCTCCGACCTGATCGGCGACGTGCCGGCCATCGCCATGAAGGGGATCAGCAAGGAACTGCCCTGGCCGGGGGCCCGCTGCGGCTGGATCGAGGTCTACAACGCCGACAAGGACCCCATGTTCCAGCGCTACATCCAGAGCATCCTCGACTCCAAGATGGTCGAGGTCTGCTCCACCACCCTGCCCCAGAAGGCGATCCCTCCGATCATGAGCCACCCCGAGTATCCGAAGTACCTCGAGGAGCGCAAGATACGCTACGAGAAGTTCTCCAACCTCGCCTACGATATCCTCAAGGAGGTCCCCGGGATCAAGGCCAACCGGACCAACGGCGCCTTCTACATGAGCGTGGTCTTCGAGCGGGGCAAGCTCACCGGCGGACAAAGCCTGCCCATCGAAAACCCCGAGGTGAAGAGCCTGGTCGAAGGGCTGGTCGGCGAGCCCGGGGTTTCCCTCGACAAGCGCTTCGTCTACTACCTGCTCGCCTCCACGGGCATCTGCGTGGTGCCCATCTCGTCCTTCTGCACCCCGGAGCTCGGTTTCCGCATCACCCTGCTGGAAAGGAACGAGAAGGAGTTCGTCCGGATCTTCAAGACCATCGGAAAAGCCATTACCGACTACCTCGGTTCCTAG